From a single Lolium rigidum isolate FL_2022 chromosome 7, APGP_CSIRO_Lrig_0.1, whole genome shotgun sequence genomic region:
- the LOC124669377 gene encoding NDR1/HIN1-like protein 12 — protein MTIKDCGGHKGGVSACQCHREKLYRKLCGAALAFVLLALFVILIVFLVLRPHKPQFYLQDLAVLCLNVTPPASAYLFTTMQATVAARNPNARVGVYYDSADVYAQYKGVPITVPTRLPVAYHGHRDQSVWSPYLRSMDNVELSPELAVSLAQDETAGYVLIDIRVEGLVRWKVGTSWISGHYHLEVNCPALIRVNEGKGSYGATTGGGTEYFRFQQAAACNVDV, from the coding sequence ATGACGATCAAGGACTGCGGCGGCCACAAGGGCGGCGTCTCGGCCTGCCAGTGCCACCGCGAGAAGCTCTACCGCAAGCTCTGCGGGGCCGCGCtcgccttcgtcctcctcgccctCTTCGTCATCCTGATCGTCTTCCTCGTCCTCCGCCCCCACAAGCCCCAGTTCTACCTGCAGGACCTCGCCGTCCTCTGCCTCAACGTCACGCCGCCCGCCTCCGCGTACCTCTTCACCACCATGCAGGCCACCGTGGCGGCGCGCAACCCCAACGCCCGCGTCGGCGTCTACTACGACTCCGCCGACGTGTACGCGCAGTACAAGGGCGTGCCCATCACCGTGCCCACGCGCCTCCCCGTCGCCTACCACGGCCACCGCGACCAGTCCGTGTGGTCGCCGTATTTGAGGTCCATGGACAACGTCGAGCTCTCGCCCGAGCTCGCCGTCTCGCTGGCCCAGGACGAGACCGCCGGGTACGTGCTCATCGACATCCGCGTCGAGGGGTTGGTACGGTGGAAGGTGGGCACCAGCTGGATCTCCGGGCATTACCATCTGGAGGTGAACTGCCCCGCGCTCATCAGGGTGAACGAGGGGAAGGGCAGCTACGGCGCCACCACCGGCGGGGGCACCGAGTACTTCCGGTTCCAGCAGGCGGCGGCCTGCAACGTCGACGTGTGA